gaacaagtcgtgaggagcaagccaataagcaacacccctccatggcctctgcatcagctcccatctctaggttccttccctgtttgaattcctgccctgacttccttcagtgataaacagtgatgtggaagtataaggcaaataaacccttcaCCCCACCCCACAAAATAATTTTCCCTAATAAAAAACCAGACCCACGTCAAGGAGCATATGCTTGTGTCCTAGTGCTCAGGAGGACAAGGCAGTGCTCGCAGATTCACGAGGAGCCTGTTCTCTGCAGAGACTAAAGGGCTCTGCCTTCCTCCCAGGGCTTTCCCTTCTggtcatatttttaaagactttttaaaaaaggtttattttatttcatgtctatGAGCATTTGCCTGCGTTTATATGCGTGTGTACTGTGTACATgcctagtgcctgtggagaccagggtatcagatccccttggacctggaattacagacagctgtgagccaccacatgggctctgggaactgaacccaggccctgtGCGAGAGTAGTAAATACTGCTAACCACTAATCACATTTTTGTGTGAATGTTTAGGACTCTTGCGCCTTCCAAATTCTCACACTTGAGTACTTCTGGCAAGCTGGGTCTGTCAATCAGCTCAGGGCCAAgggtctctctcctcttccagacCTGGGCTGTGCACCCAGGCCCAAGCGGTCTGACCTGAGACGAGCTAAAGGCGCAGTGCTCTAGCTGTGAAAGGAGACTGTAGTGACATCTCGCTAGCAGCcgaggtttatttatttctaaacacCTGGGAAGTCAGGGCTTTGGAAACAAGACACTGAAATAACCTCGCCCATCTCTGCTTGTTAAATCTGTAGCGAAGGGATGCCAGACATTTTCAAACCGCATTTGGGGCTTTTGCAGGATTTTTCACTGCCTAGCTCATGGGTCTCATAGAAACACCAAAATGAAGTAATATTGAGGCATAAATGGAAATAAGAGACTCCAGAAGTGTTGAGAGAGGCAGGCTGGGAAGGTTTTTGAGGGAAGGACGCTGAGAGGAACGCCATGAAAGCACTGAAGAGGGAAGGTGGAAAGTCTCCGTGCGGAATGGCCCAGCCCCGGAAGTCTGGGGATGCccacccccttctcttctctgacTATCTCCAAGTAGAGCATCTGGATTTGAGCAGGTGTTGCTCACAGAGCCCATGTGTAGTTCTAGGGGAAGAGCAGCAATCACACCCCTAGGGCTTGAGATGGTGGCGTCCCCAGGGCTGGAGTGTCACTTACCTACCCTCACCCTGAATCGCTTGGCTTGGTGCAGACAGTGGGCCGCCGTGAGGATGTAGAACTCATTCAAGATGGTGCCCCCACAGAAGCCCTCATTGTCATCGTTGATGAGCAGAGCCTGCGACCAAAACAGAGTGTCTTCAAACCACCTACGGTCTGCAGGGTCTCAAGGAACCTTTTCTAGGAGCCTTACATCTGACCACAGCTCTCCATGTCCGCTGAACTACCCCGAGATCCAGCCCCTTCTGCCTGTCtgctttctgcctttcttttagTGCTAGAGCCTGGCAGGGAACCGTGTATTCTACCCCACAGCAAGGCGCTGCTCGCTACCCCACTAGCCAGCCCTACAACTCCTTCTGGCCCTGCACCTCTTGAAGCATCCATGCAAGTGACCCAGCCCTTCCTGCCCGGCACTCTGAATGTTCTCCAGTGCTCACATTGTGGCTGACTCCTGGAGACACCTAGCTTTATTTCCACACTGTAGCTTTGGTCTGCTTTAAAGATGGACTGACCGACTGATGGTCCACAGACATTTGCTGAGTCTCCAGCCCTGGGCCAAGTGCTAGCCCTGCAGGATGCCTTTGCCTGTCTCCTTTTCATCCATGACAAGGTCCCTCTAACAGGGCCTCCTCTTTCATCTTGTCCAAACCAGTCCTAGCATTTTCTCCCTATGCACAAAAAAAGCATTTAACCATAGTAGAGCCTTTGGGTTTACATGGCCATGACTCATGAcctagaccagcctggctttgcGAAAACACCACTTCCCAGAGTCAGAATCATCCAGAGTCATCCCGCCTTCAGACTTGCCTTCCCGCTTGTGAAATGTCACTTTCTGGGATGATTGACTCTGGGTACATGCGGCCACTCTTGAATGTGACATTCAGTGACAGATGCCACTGAGCAGTGATCCGAGGTAAGCAAACATTGACGGCATGAGGGGAACCATGCCCATCCTAGAGTACTGGGTCTGAAGTGCTGGGTACCAAGTATGGACCAGCTTGACTTTCTCTAGGGAATTCCCTACCCTCTCACAtgctggttctcaacctgcaggtCACGACCCCCTTGGGAAATCATGCCACATGTTTACATTGccatttgtaacagtagcaaaattacagttacgaagtagccacaaaataattttatggttggaggtcactgcagtatgaggaactgtgttaagggttgcagcattaggaaggttgagaaccactgctctcatCGAAGTTAGGGGCCACATTCAAAAAGTCAAGGCTGCTTTAATCCTGGGAATAGGGAGACAGAAGCTGACAGATCTCTTAAGAGTTTgaaaccagactggtctacatagtgagttccagactagccaggcccacatagtgagaccctatctaaaacaaacaaacaaaaaaagtacatGGAAGTATTAAGTCTTGAAAGAATTCTTGGTGTTGTTCATAGCTAAAAAGACAATTTGCCCTTTAccgagtttattttctctttcttattttaaagacatatttattttttaaaattatgtttatgtgtatgggtatgtacacatgagtggGGGTCACTGTGAAGGTCAAAGGTAGCAGATCTCCTGGACTTGGGAGCTGCCTGATacaggtgccaggaactgaactctggttctctgaaaaagcagtaCCCACTCTTAACCAGCCCCCATTTATTCTGGATAATTATATAAACTCAAACCTTGCTTGAGTGGCAAGGGAGAGGAAGTCAGCAGCCTCCCTGGGCCCAGCCAGTTCTTGGTACATGTGTCCAAAGAGGCTGGGgctgcttctcctgcctctggcAGTCAGGCCTGCCCAGGGCCCTGTAGGGGGAGGGTGTTTAGGTGATCTCCGGGAATTGCCGGTGACTACTGGagagtagttctcaaccttcctaatgcttcaatCCTTTAATGCAGTCCCTTAATCCTTTTATGGTGACCCCCCAccataaaaatcatttcattgctacttcataactgtaactttgctactgttacaaagcATCATGTAAACATcggatatgcaggatatctggatatctgatatgcaatcccaaggggtcgcgacccacagtttgagaaccactgcctagggttcttccccaccccatttttctttttggatagGTATTTAGGTTTGGGAAGCTGGAAACCTCAAATGCTAGTGGAGATGATGGAGGAGATTCAGAAAACCCTGCAAAGCTGGGGCCAGAAGTGGGTGAGCACTTTCCTTCCGTGTTCAGTTTTACATCAGGGAGTGTTCATTGTGGGAGGCTCAAGTCTTGCTGGGGggcttgggattttttttcttaagtctgGCAGCCCTGGGCCACGTCAATAACCAAAGAGCagttgaaaacaaacattttgaaCATAAATAgatgtgtcttttttttaaaggtattttatacCTCTtagtatttaaatgtttttgtttaaaaaaatactctcACACTAGAAGAGGAATGATGACCACCAGGAAGGACCCTTGCAGGTCTGAGTTGCTGACCCTCTGTGGATCGTCCCACCAGCCTGTTCTACGGGCCACCAGTTCTTTCTATCTTGGCCCAGTTACCTGCCAGGGACACTCCCCGTCTTTGCATGCTCGGCCACCCACAATCCGAATAACGCTTGAGCTGTCCTTTTCCGGTTGTGTCTGGTTGAGGTTGAGCAGTTTGGAAGGATTCTCCGTAGGTGACAATTCTAAGTTCAGGAGGTCTTCAGGGAAAGGCTCACTGTGGTTGGTGCTCTGGTCCAAGGACCTCTTCCTACGTGCTATGGTGGTTTTCCCACAGGGGAAGGGTACTGAAAGAATAGGGAGAACAGAGGAGGCCTCAGCAAAGCCAGAAGCTCCACAGGCCTACTGAGGCTCCCTGGAAGCCCAGGGGGTGATGGTTAAACCTGACTGAGAGTCAAGTGAGAGACTAGTAAAACACAGCTTGCagagtggtggtgatgcacacctttaatcctagcacttaggaggcagaggcaggcgaatctctgagttcgaagccagtctggtctacagagtaagttccatgacagccagggctacacagagaaatcctgtctcaaagaaaaacaaaacacagctctTGGCATAACTATAAAGACGTTTCTAGGGAAGATTAACTAAGATGGGCAAGCTATACCCCAAGTGTAGGCAGCACTATCACATACTCTGGGgacccaaacaaaataaaataaaggacaaaACTTGTTGGCACAGACATTTTCTCTCTCCATTACTGGCAGCCACCAGATGAGCCTCAGCCCAGCTGTGCTTCCCACACCACGATGGACTCGAGTCTCTGAAAGCTGAGCTGAGCAAATCCCTCATCCTTTAATGGTCAGGTGCTTTGTCACATCCCTGAAATTCTGGCTAATACAAAAATTTGGTACCGAGAGTGGGGTTGTTGCTATGGCTACTTGGTCAATGTAGTTCGAAAGGCTTGGAGCCAGTTTGTAGAAGAAGGATTTGAAAGCATTTAGAGATGAGAGTCAGAGAAAACTTAGACTTCTGTTGGCAGAGCTAAATGGGTATTCCCAGTGGGAGCTCAGAAGACAAGAATGCTAATGGGATTGTGGATAGCAAAGACTATGAAGCTTGGAAAGGAACAGGAACTCTTTTGGGAACTGGACTGGAGGCCATTGACTATAAAAACTTGTTTAATGTTGCTCATGCCCTCAGACTGTGGGAGCCATGTCATAAAGACGACAGGCAAATTAAATTGGTGGAAGAAATTTCTTGGCAGTCCAGCATTCTGGTTGTGGCATGGTTATTGCTGTCTGCTTTTAACCAAGTTTAAAGTGAGAGCCAGAAACATAAAGCAGAGCTAAGAGCCTTTAAGTTTTGCAAGAAAAGTAGCAGAATCCAATGGTGAGAAAGGGATACTGTAGACTGAGGTTGAGCCTCGTGGTTGGTCTGTGCCAGTGATAGGTTAAGGTCATGTGGTTACAGTATAGCCTTTACTCCTGTTCCCATGAGATATGGTTGTGTCCTTAGCCAGTGAGAAGGATTGGGGACTCTGTTGCTGGGGACATGGCATCCATTGTCCTGCAATTTACTATCTCTGGGCTGAGATAGCAGTTGCAACCTCTGGACCCATGCTAGGTGAGttctctactactgagccacacctcagccTTTTGTTATGTTTTCAGATATTAAGTCTTATTTTGAATTGATTTGCAATTATCCCTGgagttaaaataatttatacacaTATCAAGAAATAACTCTAGTTAAAATTTTCTGAactaatttaaacttaaaaatatgtCAGTGGGAATAAAGTCCTTATGTTTAGGTTGTTGAGAGATTTCATGTTATGCAATTGAATTCATCCTTGAAGCATGTATTTGGAGCCACTCTTCTCTGattatttaatttctgaaataaattgctttaaaaataatttatttaactttattttatgtgcattggtgtaaaggtgtcagatcccctgaaaccggggttacagacagttgtgagctgccatgtgggtactgggacttgaactcgggtcctctggaagagcagccagttcacttgaccactgagccatctctcttcagTCCCAAatcgttttttgttgttgttgttgttgttgttttgtgtgtgtgtgtgtgttttttttttttttggtgaggagCAGATGagtggagaaagagggagaaatgactcagcatcCTGTGCCCTATATCTTCTCATTTGAGCTTGATCATCCAGGCTGTATGCGGGGCTGAGACCCTGCACTTCAAACCCACGCCGGGGGATGCCATGGTGAAAGTTAGGGACCATTTGTGGACCAGTTCTGACTTTTCAGAGAGCTCGTCTTATGTCTGTACGGCCCAGATGAGTGTAGTGGAATATTAAAAGAGCCATTGCACCTGGCATTTACTCTGGAGTGATGACCATTTAGGCCTTGAAATAATCTCTTGTAAATAATCAATGAttgttttctgagtttttatgAAGTTGCTCTGTCTTGGGAATATCAGAGCCTTGGCATAACCTCAGTCATTAAGATGCTCATGGCAAACCTGGAATTTTTAGCATGATtgtgtttgcttaggtaatagtTCCTTAAGATGACTCCTAGTTCAGATAAGAGATTTTGGTATGCGGGAATTGACTCGCTAAAGGGCCTTTTGTGTATCAATAAAAAACTTCTGAAGAGTCACTAGGCAGTCAGTCCATCAGAGGCTGATTGTCCTTGCTGCCCAGAAGTTTATATACCCTGCAGTGTCTCTGTTTCTTCAGGAGACCCTTGTAACCAAGAACACTGGTTGGGCCCTTCTCATTCCCGTGGCCTTTGTGTTCCTCGGCCCACATGGCACTCACCGCTCTCTGAGAGTCTTGTTAGTAGTGGCTCTGCTGCTCATAAGACCCGGCACACCCAGCTCTCACCAGGTAAAAAGCAAACCCAATCAGCATGGGGCTGCAGAAATGATACCAGTGTGGGCTTCGCTACCTGCCCAGGCCTCCTTCTTGACCTAGGCAGGTTCTGTCCCTGGGATATTGTGATAGCTGTGCTTTCCAGGCCCCCAGGCCAGAGGAGCATGGGCTACCCTGCACAGAAGTCACGGCCAGAGCTGTGGGTATGCCCAACTCAGTGATGCCTGGGATCACCTCCTTTGCCAGCAATGAGGCAGCAGTGTTAGCCCCTTCAGGTGTGGAGGTGGAGCAGCCGCTTGTCCTTAGGTCTAATGCATCTCCTCTTAAACCTGAAGCTTTTATGGCTGATCTGTCCAGAGCCCCGTCTCTTACTCTCCATCTCCTGTCATCACTGCTCTGCAGGTGCCACCAGAACATGCCCTCAGCAATGTCacaccatctccacagcctgATGACTCCTACCTGTGGAGATGCAGGACTTGCCGTCATCACCCAGGAAGTAACCGCTGGCGCAGGAGCACACCACTGTGCTCTGCTCTTCCCTGCAGAACTGGTCACAGTCTCCGTTGTCTAGGCTGCAGAGTTTCCGAACAACTGCAAAACAGAGGACAGATGAGCCTTTCCCATAGACACGTGATCAATTCAGACATGCCAGCTCTGTCTGCCCAGCCTTAGCCATGCCTAGGCCACGGTATGCAAAGGACCACACCGGGGTGGCTTCCATGATAACAGGACAGGCAGCCAAACAAGATGCCAGCCTCTTGTAAgcctttcttcctgctgctgcctccccagACCATGGGAGGGACATTTGACATAAGCACAGATTACAGGAGAAACACCCGGCATCCTTACAGACAACGAGAGGGACATTTGTCATATGCACAGGTTATGGGAGGACCACCCAGCATCCGCACAGGGCTCTCTAATGAGAAGCTTTGTGAGGGAGGGCAGATGCATGTTCTCTGTTGAGGGCTGTGCAAATCCTGCTCATCCAGGGTGCTGTCCTTGGCATGGGTGAAGAATTGCATCCTAGCTGAACCTCTTTCTTCCCTCACTCAATAACAATGAACAGTATTTACCCTGGCCCCAGTGACGCACCAGGCACTGTGCTGTGGGCATGTCATGGTTTGGGATCTGGGTTCCCATGAGACCTGGAAGGAATATTATCCATGGGAAGTGTGTGGCAGAAAGCCAGGAGCCAGCTCCAGAGAAGACGGAAGCGGAGGGATGGGGGTGCCATTTAAGTTCCACCACTCCATCTACACGCTAGGAAATCACAGAAGCGAAGGAACTTTAGGCTACATGAAATTGCGGCATAGCGCCCGCTAAACTCCCTTGGTAACTTCTAACCTGCCATTGCACCTTAGGGCTGACTGAGCCTGTATTCCTCCATCCACCGTGTCTTAGACCAGAGGTACCCacctgcttccagagtgctagcTGATCCAGCTCACACTAATAACCACGTCTGTAGCAATTTGCTTTACAGCCCTCTGCTTGGGTTTGGTGAGAAAACAATTATGAAGTAAAATCTACCTTGATGGAATTTTAGCTCCCGGATTGTGCCCTCATTAGATATGTTAGTCTATTGTGTATAGGAACTGTATGAGCTTCTGCGGAATGGTTCATAATCATAACCAGCAGTTCCACTGGGGAGAGTCCTGAGGGCGTCCAGATAAAGATCGCATTCTATAAGGAAAGTAATTTAACcctgggcatggtgacatacacctgtaatctcacttaggaggttgaggcaggagatttGCTGGGAGTTCAAATCTGGAGTGGactatatatgttatataagTTCTAGTCCAGCCTTGGTTAAAAAGTGAGACCACagcaaatagatagatagatagatagatagatagatagatagatagataggtaaagGAAATGCAGGTCTTACTTGTTAGGGAGAACCGGGCTGAGGGAAACTTAATGACTATTTAAAAATGGAGTCACCATGGGACGAATAGCTCAGCGAGGCTCCCTGTAGAATCAGCTAAGGACACCACATATCTGAAACTGGGCAACCTAGACCGTTCCTTGTTGATACTTGTGTTTACAAGTGTGAACAAAGGCGGTAccagagcagaagcaggaggagccgTGTGCACGGTCTACCCGATTCTCACCTGCCTCACGGTGCCCCACGGGGAAGCCATGTCTCCCACGTCACACCCCGCCAAGCAGCTAGAGGACAGACACGTCCAGCGGCTCGATGTGTTGGAGAGCGACCAACGACCTAGGTGTCTCGTTTGCTGTTTcagtgtctctccctctcccctggtTGTGGTGTGACCCAAAGCTCCATCAAAAGAGGGACTTACAGAATTCACAGTTTTTGCCTTCGTATCCCTCCACGCAGGTGCACGTGTACTCGCCAAGGCCGTCGCGACACTTGCCCTGATTCTGGCAAGGCTTGGTTTCGCACTGGTCACCATCTGCAGTGAGAGGATTTGGAAACCAAGGCTGAAGTCGTTTCATCGTGGCCACCACTGACACTGTGTGGTACCTGCAGCCACTTTGCCGATAGCTTGAGCTTGTTTCTCTTTGAGAAGAAATTCATCATACCCAGATTTGGTTTAGTTTCCACTTTGGTGGCTATGTATGTGTGTTAACCCTGTGCCTTGCAACGTTGGCAGGGTTGCTGGTTTCTCTGGGATGTATTACAATGTGTTTGTGGCCAGCAAGAGGGGTTTTACCTGCAAAGGAGAAGGACAGGGGACAATGTGGCACTTGTTTCTGGACTGGGCGCTGATCAGAGAAGGAGGGGACTCTTTCCCCCAAGGCCGCTCGGTGTGGAATGAGAACCAGGGGATGATCCAGCTCTGGCACAGGCTCCACCTCTCTTGGTTTGTCATTTACTCAGAGGAGGAGTGTCTAATTGCCGTTTTCAAATAACTTCCAGGTAGCCATGATCAGTATCATCTCTGATGCTATGAACAGTTGTCAGGGTGGCCACCTTTTGGAAAGTCCAATATTTCAAGCTCCACCGTTTGCTTCAGCTTGCTAAACTTGTTAAAAATATCATGGAATTTGGCATCCTCAGATACAAAGAAGAACGGACTTAAATCTATATCTGAGCCAGACATGGTAGAAAACACATACCGTCCAAGTTACTCAGAAGGTTGGTAATGAAGGCGGCTTGAACCTGGGAGTTTGTGGACAGGACACCGAGGGCAACAAGATCCCCAGAAAGatgagtattttaataaataatataaatacattttaaaagtatcaTGGGAATATAGAAGGGAAAAGCGTAGATAAATAAGATTTGAACcagaatgtaatttaaaatgttttccaaagcTAATCCTTTCTCTTAATTTAAATGTTGAGGGGTCTTTCTCATGATTGAAATAGAAATATCTTACCTTTGTATTTGTTCCAGAAttcattctaaaagaaaaaaaatattttaaaacacattagaAATAAAAACCAGACTATTTTACACTAACAGTAACCATCTCCAGTAACCTGCCTGGAGGAATGTTCCAGAACTTCTCCATCTGAAAGGGAGAGCTGCCAGCATTCCTGAGAGGGCCTATCTCCCATCTGCTTCAACACATGGCCCTTGCTGAATATTGAAACCACATTTCAAGGTAAACAAGAAACAGGCTAGGAGAAATAGTGCCATTTGTCATACGCCACTGGAGCGTGATCAGTTAACAGACCCCGTgctcaaaattaagaaaaaaatcacggTTGCCAGTCATGTGATTGGGAAAAGTATAAATTGATAACTATCTTAGGTCAAGGCCTATGTCACACGAACAGACAGTCACAGCACATACAGTCGGTCAAGGCCTATGTCACACGAACAGAcagtcacagcacacacagtCGGTCAAGGCCTATGTCACACGAACAGAcagtcacagcacacacagtCGGTCACAATCCCACTCCCATTCAGATTTACTGGGACCTCAGAATATGACCTTAACTAGAAATGTAACTTTGTGGATGCAAATTAGAGCCATCATTAGGACCTCAGGTGAGGTCATCCAGGATCATCCAGGACAATGACAGTGTCCATCTCGAAGTAAAGAAGGGTCACCTGGAGCCAACAGAGGAGGGAGGTCACGGGCGGTGACAAAAGAGGTAACTACTAGAGACACAGCATAGAGTTTCTTCTGGCACTTCCAAAGGATCCAGCCTGACCTGGGCCCTTGCTTTGCATTCATTACCTCCAAATTTCAAGGGAATAAATCCTGTTACTCTAAGTCATTCTGCTTATAGGACCCTGTTATGGTTGTCATGGCGATGAATAtgctgtctttaaaatatttctgtttaggCTGGACCTACAGCCTGGAGGAGAGCACTCGCCTGGTTTGTGGCAAGCAAACACAGCCCCGTCTTCGCCCAACCCTCAATCACCGTCCCCAAACTGTCAAGTCCTGGTATCACCAGGAACCTTCTGCTCTTTGATAAAgtaatgatgttttaaaaatctttgataAATGAGATCATACATGAAACAAGCTTGTGAAATTCTCTTCCTTCAGCATCTGCTTCCAGGACGTGTCCAGCTTCCTGTGTACCCAAGCCTGCTGCATTTTTCTCCTCATCTTGTCTTTCTGACAGGAACCATATTCTCTCCTCATGTGTCCTGTATCTTCCAGAAACTCATGGCACAGTTGATACCTGTGCTCCAGTCAAATAGGATGGGCCATGTAGAAGTTTTCACCCGTAGACCTGTCTTGCCATGGTCAATGATCTTAGCTTGATTTTCAAAAGGCTCTCATGGCTCAGTTTAAGCATCACACGCTTCCTTTGTGACCTGTTAGAGCCCCCGAGAGCCATCCCCCGACCAGAAGCATCCTTGTTTGTAGGGATAGAGGAATGTGGGTGGGTATCACCTCCAGCACTCCTTCCATAACAAACCTGCTGAGGAACCTGGCTGCAGCTGGAGGTGGCGGGCTGTAAAAGCTTACCTCACAGAGATGCCGTGAGGAACTGCATAGGTTTCTTCAGTCCTGAGAAGTTGGTTTCTGGCAGCTTCACCTCCAGGACTCCATCACGCCTTTCCACCACGCCAATTCTCACCAAAGGTGGGGTAAATGGGATGGGCTTTCTGAATGAATGTGATCATGCTATCACCCACAGGGTGTCTATTCACCCGTTACAATCTTCTCCgtgattttagtgggatcataATAGACTACGTGGTCACGCAGAACATAGAAAGATTCAGGGTCGTGAGTCAAGTGAACCACTAATCCCGGAATTGGCATTCCTGTTCTTAAGTCTAGTCAATGTCATTAACTACTAAAACCTTACAGTACACTTCTGGAACAATCCTCACACCTGGTTTTGTTGTATCAGGTGATGCAATGCATGGATGTTTCTAAAAAGCCAAGGAGGATTTGAGCACGCATGGCGGATTCCTTCCTCGGGATATCATCCATGCTCCAGTCCGAGTGGTTTCAATGGCATGGTGTCTTAATATCTTTGGAGGGAAAGTGAGGGAGTGGTGCCCGTGCAGCTTTGTAGAGCATGACACTGGCTCTTCCCACTCTTCCAGGGTCCTGACCTCAGTGCGCCTCCTAAGGCTGTTCATTATTCCATGTGTGTAAACGCGCCCTGCCCTCTCGAGCTGGCCTTGCCTTGTGACCTGGCCTTTCTGATGGCTTGAATATAAACTGTCCTTCCAAGGCTCAGTACTGAACATTTGgtgtccaggtggtggtggtactttGGGGGGGTTCTGGAAACTCTAGGTGGGGCTTATCTGGAAGACGAGGTGGTTGGGTGGGGGTGTCCTTGGCGGGATCTCAGATCcagctccttcctgtcttcccctttgcttcctgtctgctATGAGGAGAGCATgtctcttctggctgctgctaGGGTGTTCTGTCTAAGATCATGAGATGAACTGATCACAGACCCTAAGAATCCTTTAATAGCGAGAGCCCTAAGACATCATGCCTTTACCTGTTCTCACGGTGTTTAGTTGCAACCGGATGAAAGCTACTGGTCCGATCCCAGTCCCCAGGAGTCACACTGGCCTAAAGCCCTTGGTCAGATGGCCCTGGCTGCCGGTGGCTGAATTCCTAAACGGAGCCAGTGACTTGGCCTTGGTAGTTGAGCAGGTCTTGCTCTGTGGCCTTCAGTGGTGGCAGCGGCAGTGGGCCTTTTCGTTTCCACTTGGGTCCGGAAATAACTGCTTGGAATAACTGTTCCTCCCTCACTCAGCTCCTCCTCGGCCCCCTTTGGGGACTCTTCTTGTTAGTTCCTTCCTGTTACTTGGGGCTCACATTTCCACCAGGTACTTGAAGATCCCCGTCTTCTGGGGAAGAGGAGCAGGCTCACTCCTGATGCTGCATACATAGGTAGTGATGGCGGTGCTGTGGTCTCCTGTCACATGTCTGCACTGTGCATGCTCAACTGAGTCACCAGGCTCCTTACCCACTGGAAAGGGAGGGCAGTGGCAACTGTTGTACATTTATCTGGGAAGCACTGATAGGAACCATGAGGGGATggatatacaaacacacatacat
The sequence above is a segment of the Chionomys nivalis chromosome 20, mChiNiv1.1, whole genome shotgun sequence genome. Coding sequences within it:
- the F10 gene encoding coagulation factor X isoform X1 gives rise to the protein MGSPLRLSLLYVALASLLSPGRSLFINRERANNVLTRIPRANSFFEEMKKGNLERECMEEVCSYEEAREVFEDTQKTNEFWNKYKDGDQCETKPCQNQGKCRDGLGEYTCTCVEGYEGKNCEFFVRKLCSLDNGDCDQFCREEQSTVVCSCASGYFLGDDGKSCISTVPFPCGKTTIARRKRSLDQSTNHSEPFPEDLLNLELSPTENPSKLLNLNQTQPEKDSSSVIRIVGGRACKDGECPWQALLINDDNEGFCGGTILNEFYILTAAHCLHQAKRFRGIGTQRRRKAMRWCMRWM